The Macaca mulatta isolate MMU2019108-1 chromosome 18, T2T-MMU8v2.0, whole genome shotgun sequence genomic interval GATCAGTGGTATAAAGCCATAACATGGTCTTGTTACTTATATTGCACCTTGTATTCTTAGGTGGTTATCCTAAAAACTGTATGATTGCATTTCTAATATAAGCTAATTTTTTgctgccagaaaaaaaaaggtcttaaTGTTTGTACTCTATAACCAATTCTCTACCACTAGTTTCGACTCTGGACTGTCAGATGGCCTTTTAGCCACATTACTGTTGATCAACAAGGAAAGTCAGGAAAAGCTGTCCTTTATTTAAGTAGAATTTTTAAGTAAACATGATTAAATATGATCTAAACTATAATTTCTATAAGTTATATATGTCATTGATCATAAATACTTATAAGGAAAAAACAAGGTATTTTAAGATGCTATTACTACACTTTTGGGTTAAAATGTCCAGTTATAACCTCCTACTCCTTAATCATATTGCCTAATAATCTCATTCTACTTCCTAAAATTAGAAGTTATATAGATATTTTCTGAGTAAAAGTTAATTTAATCTTGATCTGTGAAATAGTTTTTCCTCAAAATGTAGAATGTCAAGACCATCAGTAAGTTAGGCGCTGTAATACTACTCAGGAGAAGCTTGTTTAAATCAGGGCTGGGGGATGAGAAAGTCAGTTAGCCACGGGAGGAATCAGCTTTCAGCCTTGTCCACTCTTCAGTCTTTACCCGCGGGGTCAGAGTCAGCACATGTGGGTGAAAGAGGCAAGGACGACCCAGTGCCCTGGCGGCTTTAGGGAGGGATTATAACGACGTTGTCTTAAACGAGAACCAAACCTGGGCTTTTTGGCATCACATCAGAGACTGTAAACATACAACAAAATGACTATACTTTCCCTCTAAGTGTGCATGTCAGCGACTCTGCACTCTGCACTCTGTCTCAGTCAGCCCAAGCACACCTCCCAGTGAGGCGCAGGATCAGCAGAATCCGCGTTTCCTCGTCTCCCCAGATCTTCAGCTAAGTTTGAATGCAGCACAGAGTGACCCGCGATGCCCTTGCCAAGGCTGACCCTCCATTCCCATCCTAACAGTGGGAGGCTCATCTCAAACCTCCATAGCCACACCAAGGGTCCTAAATGTTACAGGCTTTAGGTAGACATGAGGGcaagtaaaaataaagataaagtaAGCTCTGAAAagtaacacatatatatatatatttgtgatcATTACCTTTTTCTTGGATGCTTCAGACTTCTTTGACATGTTCTTCAACTTTTTATGCAAATGATTAAGAACCTGAAAGACACAGACTAATGAAATCAGTTCGCCTCACCTCTCACAACCCACTGCGTATGTTGCATTAACAATTATTGACATGCTGAAATGGTAGCATCACTATTTATaagatcattaaaataaaaactcaaattaGGTGATTAAGTAACAATGAATGTGAGTTGCCAAATACATTCTTTTCTAACATTTACGAGCATGCCAGGAAGGCTGATGCACAGCCAGACAAGTTCACAGCCATAGCACCTGTTTGCAGAGAATGCCCAGCACATGGAGCTCTGGGGTTTTGCCCAGAAACAGCCATGCCATGACCCACTCATGCAAGCTTATTAGTCTATTATCTGCCTTGGTTTCTTCCAGGACCCCATATATTAACAAACACCAGGTCCCTACTACATGTCAGGCACAATGTTAGATCCTGGATGCATCAAAAAACTAGAGATTTGCCCTTCCGAAATTCACTGTCTGATGGGGAAAGGAGGCAAGTAAACAAATGAAGATAACATCATCAGACATTTCTTCAGCGCAGCCCACCCAAATATCGCCAGCGTTTGTgccaaaatattctttcttcttcctcttatgGGCTGCCTCCACTGCAATTGTCCTTACAGCAAATCACCACCCATCAGGCTTCCCTTCACTCTTTATTCCAATCCTACCCACGGTGCTGTGCTTTTAGACAACTTATTGGGGATTCGGCATCACCGatgatttacagaacatttttgcAAAGGTTTTACAATTAATGTCCCTGTCAGGGAATCTCCTTGAGACACACTGGCTCCCTTAATTAAAGaagctatttttgtcttttcttgccAGTGTAATACTCAGGAGAAATGATATGAAAATGTGAGGTTTTAGATATAGGAATTTCCAACATATATTTGGTCTTAGACGACattgttaagcctgcagaactgtcaCTTAAGTTCATTGCTATATCCCATGTGAgggaaaatctagagaaaatcgAGCCCCAGGGTGACTAAGTGCTTTAGATCGTCTGTAGATTGCTGAGAAGTCTCTCAAGGAACCAGAAGCCATGTTCCAACCAGTTCTTTGTTCCCTGTAGCATGGTAATAATTTAATCAAATTGAACTTATTGCAAAAGCCTGCTCCATTCAGCCAGAGGAGGCACTTTCAGAGCAATTAGTCACACCTTACTTGGAAGCCACAGGATCTATTTACCAGCTGCCCAGGTCTTATGCAGGTGAAGCAGCAGCCATCACAGGGGTATGAATTCTCTCCCCTACTGAAATGCTTCCCAATTCCTGAAATGACTCAGCAACATCCGCAACAAAACAAGTGTTTACTTGCCGCAGGAGCATTTGGGAAAACACTCAATACATTGACAAGGTGTTAGTTTACTGTTCTACCAGCAGAAATGAGAGTATCAAAACCTGAATGCAAGGTATCGACAGAACAGGGGCTTTCTTGCAGGAGCAAATGAGAGCGTttcaaagaggaaggaaagggctgGAGGAGGCAGGACCCTGCCCAAGAGGACAGGACCGCCTAGATGGCTCAATGGCAGCCTTCCCAACGCGAAACCGCAGGACAACACTGGTCACTGAGGACACAGGAGAGACCAGAGGACAGGCCGCACAAGCAAAATCAGAGAGCGACACCTGGACAAATCACAACAAAACGTCCAAATGTGACCAGCTTCATAACGCTGCCGAGCTCCATGCGTTCCTTCCAAAAAGAAATTTGGATCACAGCTCAGCCACTTCAAAACACCTAAAAATGTTGAATGCTGTTGAATGGTCAATGGAGAAAATACTCAAGTATATTTTAATCAGCTCTGTTTCTCTTCAATAGCCCATAGTATGAGCACAGAATGATGTATCATGATACACCATTGAAGGTCTTGTCAGCAAAGGAGGAAGAATGTAGATATCATGATAGGGTATGATGAGGTTTAAGAAGAGAGTGATAATAACATACTGGGGTCTCTTGGTGAGTCTGTAAATTTCTGAGTGTGCACAGGAAGGTGCTAGCTCAAACCAAACCCAGGTCCTGCTGGGCACATCCTGGAGATTCAGAGTAACTTAGTCGGGTGAGCCCATTGAGTTTATCCTCGTGGTAGACCAAGGAGGTTCTGGACAGTAATTCACTCTAAGGAAAGTGAGCGAGGGGCACAGCCCTGGTGAAGAACAGCTCCACAGCAGCAGAGGCGAGGGCTCTTCCGGGGGCACTGGGCGGACAACTTCGACTCATCCTCCCGCCATGTATTCGATGGGTTTCCCAGAAACTGTCTGGTGCAAAAGACTGTTCCCTTACAAACCTGTAAGAATTTGGAGGCAAAAGGCAACTCTGGAATGCAATTGTCTtaagtttgtttatttaaagCATCATAACCTCAGGTTCCCTTTTAGccatctgtgcttttttttttttttttttttttttttttttttcaggctatCTAACAGACCTGAGGAATAGCGAATCCTGAAACCAATACTCAAGTAGCAAAATCCTTAACTGGATGGTGCACAGCTAATGCCTGAGCCAAAGAAAAGCAACTTGAAATAAATCTCCACCTATCCATGACAGCCCTGAAATTAACTTGTAAATATTATGctgaattcaaaatatttttccagttatGCTTAGAAGCAAACTATTTCCATATAAAAAATCCAAATGATCCtgtattcattaaaatttttttaaaaaactattttttaaacattgccCTTCTGTGGGACTTCTATAGACTCGCAAATGACAGAAATGTAGCCTAATTTATTCCTAAAAGCTTACTTTGTCATTTCCAGTAAGATTTTAGTTCTTCTCCCTAAAGGCTTTGGGGAAATAAGGAAGCGTGTGCTTCAGTTCTACTGCAATAATTAGGAAGTTAACAGCCATATATGGTAAGATTCCCAATCTCAGACTTCAGTGTCCTCAAGGCCTCACCAACTGTCCTGTCCTCCGGAGACTGGGAATCCCTGTGTTAaaagccttccttccttcctgaatCATTCACCAGCTTCATAATTTCGGTCAGGTGTTCCTTTCCAAAGCTCTTTTTCCTTAAGTAATAAAATacgggtaaataataaaatagctcCAAGCCAGAGTTGTGtaaattaaatgagatggtgCACATATCAGATAATTGTGCTAGGTAAGATGGCCTTTGTTTAGCATTTGCAGAAGACCACATTAATAAACCAGCCGTTTCCCAAATAGCTAAGCTAGAGTTCTTTTCCAAATTCCCTTACTGCTACtatattggtggtggtggtggtggtggtggtgtcgttgttttgagatggagtctcgctccatcgtcacccagactggagttcagtggcacgatttcagctcactgcaccctctgtcacctgggttcaaacaattctccagtctcagcctccggagtagctgggactacaggggcccaccaccacatccggctaatttttatatttttagtagagacggggttttaccttgttgatcaggctggtctcaaattcctgacctcaggtgatccacttgcctcggcctcccaaagtgctactatatttctttatatttaaccTTTTGGTGCAAGCCGTTCAGATAATATCCAGCAATACTATTATTCAAAATCGACACGATCTACATAGATGAAACAGGTGGGGGGAAACAGGTGGCTTATAGCAAACACTTCTGTTGATAAAAATACCTTGTGAATTGAGTATTAAAAGTGATAGCTGTTCTACCtagtgaggttatttgtggtcatATAGTCACAGCCTTATTGAAACAGAATGAGACCGAGGTGAAGTCAGGGGAACCTGGTAACAGAGCTGTATTTCAAATGGCCACGCTCTGGAGCCAGGAGGCTGCGCACACTGGGGTTTACCCCGTGAATCGCTATCACCTGATTATTAAAATAAGCTCTTGTTTACGCAAATAGAAACACGTGTGTCAAAGGCTGAAGACGTTTTGATCAGTATAAAGTCTTCAAACACTTGTGGACGTAATGAAAAAGAACGTGAGTTCTGAGCTCTGCCCGGCTGTACAAAGGGAAAAACGATCTCCCACACGCGTGGACGGTGCCTCTGCTAGAGTTAGGGTGAAGATCCGCCGCCTCAACCACTTCACCCTGTTCTGGAGACCTTTCTAAAAAGGATTGAAATGGGGAAGCCGAAAGCTCGAGTCCATTCCATTCCAAGTTCCTGGAGCCTGCGGTCAGGACTCTGTAAAGAAACACCGTTTTATAAAGCTAAGCTtcagaataaaattcaaagcTCTGTCCCCGGGAGCAGTGGCTTCGCAGAGCCCGGTGTGCGCAAAGCCTTCGGAGCGAGGGCAAACTGCGCACCCCGGGGGAGAGGGGCCGCCCCGCGAGCCCCCCGACGGCCAGCTGAGAGCCCGGGAGGGGGCGGTGGGGACCCGTCACCCTCGCAAAAGGTTCGCGCTCTGGTGACCACGCGCTCCCCTCGGGTCTCACAGTGCCGAGGCGGTAACCTCCCCGCGCAGCTGATCTGGTTGAAGAGTTGCTGGAACCGAGCGGGGTTTGCGGTACCGGGAAGGAGGCGGCAGCGCCCGCCTACCGCCCAGGCAACCTGGGGGCTCTGAAGCGCCGCAGGGgcgaggaaggggaggggaggagaaactTGTTCTACCAGACCATGCGAAGTGAACTGCAAACTTTCCCCAGCATCTCTCAGACTCCAAGTAACTTTCTTGCGCGAGCCAATGGCAAGCTCCAGCAGCGGCCAGGGAGCCTCCCCGCACAGATCCGCCCCAGCACCGGCGGGGTGGAGGCAACTGGGGCCGGGCTGCCGCCAAGGCTCCGGCAGGGCCGCGGAACACTGGGACCCCCGGGCCCCCCACCCTCCCTCGCGCGTCTCGGCCCGGTGCCCGCCGCGCACCTTTGCATAGCAGAAGCAGATGAGCAGGAGCGGCAGCAGGTAGCCGAAGACGAAGGTGCACACCACATAGGCCTTCTTGTGGCGAGGGTCAGGCCACTGCTCCCAGCAGAAAGTCTGGTTGCTGGCGCGCGGCTGGAAGAGGCCCTGGTGGTAGGCCACGGGCGAGGCCATGGCGATGGACAGCGCCCAGATGCAGCTTACGCCCAGCAGCGCGTTGCGGGACACCCTGAGGGAGGAGGAGCGCCGCGAGTGCACGATGGCCACATAGCGGTCCACTGACATCGCAGCCAGGGTGAAGATGCTGACCAGCATGGACACGGTGAAGAAGTAGTGTATGAACTTGCAGATGAAGGCGCCCAGCACCCAGGTGGGCAGCGCGTACACCGTGGCCTGGAAGGGGATGCAGAAGAGCAGGTAGGCCAGGTCGGCGATGCTCAGGTTGAGGATGAACAGGTTGGTGGTGCTCCGCGGCTTGCCCGGCTTGCTGCGCGCCAGCACAGTGATCACTAGGCTGTTGCCCAGCACGCCCAGCGCGAAGATCAGGCCGAACACCACCAGCGTGACGAAGTTCTCCACGCCGATGCCGAACAGCGGCCCGGGCTCCGGGGCTGGGGGCTCCGGCCAGCTCGCGTTGCCCTCGCTGAGGTTCCCGACCGCCAGCTCCATGGCCCGCGGGGCTGCCCGGGCGAGCGGCGGGGCGCGCGGGGAGGGCGGGTGCCTGGCAGGAAAGTAGGCGCCGGGGGTGGTCGGTAGTCCCGGCGCAGAGCACGGAGAGCGCGAGTTTAGGAGTCTGAGCTTCCCCTGAGGCGCGCGCCAGCGGGCGCGGGGATCCGGTGGCCGTGCCTGAAGGCACCGTCTTTGCGCCGCGACCTTCTGAGAGAGGGCGGGGACGGGAGCCCGGAGCTGGACCTTCTCGGGAAGGGACGGTGGTCTTGAGAGCTCTAGATCCCCTACCCGGGCGCCTCCGCCCGCTGCGCGACCACGGAGCCTGGGAAGAAGGATCCGCCGGCTGCAGCCGCGCAGGTGGAAAGACCCTTCTCTCCGCCTTACAGCTCCAGATCTTCGCGGGCCGTTTTCTCTCGCTCCCGGAGCGGCTGCGGGCTGCACCTGTTGCTCAGAGCCGCTCCTTCCCGCGGCGCTTCCCCGCACTGCCGAGCGCGCAGCAGCGCACCGTGAGGCTCCTGCAGACAGGGCTCCCCGCGCCTCCCGCGCCACCTCCCCAGTGGGCTGGCGCCTGCGACTCCCTCCCGGCTTTTCCAGGGATTCCGAGGTGTCCACAGGGCGAAAGCTCTTTTGGGGGACTTCCTGGTGGTGGAAAGAGTCGGGTACCAGGGGCCTCTCGGCTTCAACTGAGAGACGAAGACGGCCTGGCTGAAATCCGCGCCCCCTAGAAGTCACGGTGCGCGAGCAGAGACTGGACGGACTCTCGCGGGATGGGTCGCCGCCCACCTCCCGGCTGGAACCCGCGCGCGCTC includes:
- the GALR1 gene encoding galanin receptor type 1; its protein translation is MELAVGNLSEGNASWPEPPAPEPGPLFGIGVENFVTLVVFGLIFALGVLGNSLVITVLARSKPGKPRSTTNLFILNLSIADLAYLLFCIPFQATVYALPTWVLGAFICKFIHYFFTVSMLVSIFTLAAMSVDRYVAIVHSRRSSSLRVSRNALLGVSCIWALSIAMASPVAYHQGLFQPRASNQTFCWEQWPDPRHKKAYVVCTFVFGYLLPLLLICFCYAKVLNHLHKKLKNMSKKSEASKKKTAQTVLVVVVVFGISWLPHHIIHLWAEFGVFPLTPASFLFRITAHCLAYSNSSVNPIIYAFLSENFRKAYKQVFKCRIRKDSHLSDNKENKSRIDTPPSTNCTHV